A genomic region of Nymphaea colorata isolate Beijing-Zhang1983 chromosome 2, ASM883128v2, whole genome shotgun sequence contains the following coding sequences:
- the LOC116248168 gene encoding disease resistance protein RUN1-like isoform X2 — protein sequence MSLYSSNRKRTREDEAGPSSAASSSNGGGFDFDVFLSFRGKDTRGRFTSHLYKELNQRGISAFIDSEGLRKGEKISELFPYMEATQVFVPVLSKNYAESKWCLLEAAKMLELHKADEENRWIIPVFLDVAPSDIKDDSGSLQASITECQKKSKLDKEKAEKYRCVLRTLGQIAGYSLITDANGDEAKFCTMICDRISGILKRIPFGMQPIGIDYQINEVMNMLDGEPNGISVVGICGKGGIGKTTIAMTIFDKLSREFRYSSFISDVRETAKEHKDLRWLQAKLISDISNEKSVTIDMVDRGIGKIREKLGHRTVLIVLDDIDDAEQLDALIGDQVHMKREHLFGAGSKIIVTTRSRDVLIAHGFSIYCPKELEYQQSLKLFCLHAFKVKPPTSEFLDLSEKIVKVAGGLPLALKVFGSHFCSLNGVKKVWEVELGKLQKHSHKKVIKRLKISYDGLDFSEKYAFLDIACFLIGSTKQQALCMWEECYAADSAINVLESKSLISIDVDNKIRMHDQIQDMGRWIVKNAGNLNPYMYSRLWEREDVYKVLKVAKRNNSVEGIVLNTEEECGTDLVGTKAFKDMSNLRLLRLNFVSFQEFDITDFPEGLKWLEWKGCEMETLFFDHRFNNLVILNLSRSNIMQLQWGQKFYRLKVLDLSYCSYLERTPNFDCIPQLEKLLLDGCNALNDIDTSICLLRNLNILSMRDCASLEELPNHIGLQQKGQSSMSNMSKLEELNLQGCEQLQCLPRLPSSLKRLLLQGCKKLKIVHGFENLKSIELLNMDGCEGINYFFTCKLYQGNTFTHLEELSISGINTMSDGENYSFAVPLCLSSPLLLENLQCYGGSGNLCNGYIKVCLKDMEDNQAFYETILSIYRDIDKETDDVLCYTVSFPKCDDINLFIGLSAPCLICVSTIDNFPLERVHILLKSANKWSGKYSKVIHVDESSANSWRISTKQSQLLPSIPLQVSESTSENYTFGFDVLVSFTKVDIVPNFVDSLCKALQAHGILIFNGEDDESKGVKVEEMLKRINKLPICIPIFSKCFSQSKWCLSSVAKMVEYKKLILPVYFQVAPLDIGRQRGDFGTYFSKHDDEKREIVEGWRKALEVIVTQCNHQLIYETKRYTEEIISIIRDRISSMLNSIGSRVRTILMDPRANGVMTLLGKKTDGVCMVGIYGQSGIGKTTIAKAVYEQLSHKFDGSAFILDVGALARTGELMSPKGKARQFGRQKKVLIVFDNVDGLDAFESDQIFDRALFGEGSKIIIIAKDKKELTSCGLQEVNIYFACELNNTQSLRLLGYHAFKGKQPTAEIVELARKVTEFAGGLPLALVVLGSLLSSMRTKEEWESMLEKLSSAPGEGLDKVLKVSMDALHPHQQQVFFDIACLKECAPSLWKDIGHYPGNTIKFLEERCLISLDAQDGPRMHDPIRDWGRRWIAQEGYKCSTPAMNIFGLDLQQQNIFLDIACYLIGREEEYATYMWEDCGYSPTDAIKVLQDRCLIRIDEDGRFKMKDYIRNMGRSMVEKGELSPCMYGRIWNENLPESLRDWEGWSNDQIEGINALLSWHLRAVRIEAMGNVRVAHLIRCYFLQPQPLKNLRWLRMEMCVVDSWLLNDGGILENLVVLQLHYCRMWSRGEEDVVVASNKRQVVFKKLKVLEILGCQRVSLDFSLMPSILKLVIEESREFDETPKTIAGLSKLKYLRITDCQGLKKLSSSVSNLSSLETLQLGGCRKLQKLPECLGDLAALGELILSGCQSLEKIYNSIIKLNRLHTIDISGCRSLPYLPQLPSSLITLDASGCTNLRQVADMSSLKDLKTLNLDGCDVLQDLPGLHNLKSLTFLKLPFHISQREKL from the exons ATGTCCCTATATTCTTCAAATAGAAAGAGGACTAGGGAGGACGAAGCAGGGCCTTCTAGTGCTGCATCGTCTTCTAATGGTGGTGGCTTTGATTTCGACGTGTTTTTGAGCTTCAGGGGGAAGGACACAAGGGGCCGCTTCACTAGCCATCTTTATAAGGAGCTGAACCAGCGGGGCATATCTGCCTTCATCGACAGTGAGGGCCTGCGGAAGGGTGAAAAAATAAGCGAGCTCTTCCCATACATGGAAGCAACCCAGGTTTTTGTGCCTGTGTTGTCCAAGAACTACGCCGAGTCTAAATGGTGTCTACTGGAGGCTGCCAAGATGTTGGAACTTCACAAAGCTGATGAGGAGAATAGGTGGATTATACCTGTCTTCCTTGATGTTGCTCCTTCTGACATCAAAGATGATAGTGGATCCTTACAAGCTTCTATTACAGAATGCCAGAAGAAAAGTAAATTAGACAAGGAAAAGGCAGAAAAGTATAGATGTGTCTTGAGAACCCTTGGGCAAATTGCTGGATATAGTCTCATAACTGATGCAAACGG GGATGAAGCAAAATTCTGCACCATGATATGTGATCGGATTTCTGGCATATTGAAGCGGATACCATTTGGTATGCAACCTATTGGGATTGATTATCAAATAAATGAGGTGATGAACATGTTGGATGGAGAACCGAATGGCATTTCCGTAGTTGGAATTTGTGGAAAAGGTGGTATCGGGAAGACAACGATTGCAATGACCATCTTCGATAAGCTCTCTCGAGAATTTAGATATAGCAGCTTTATCTCAGATGTCAGGGAAACAGCGAAGGAGCACAAGGACCTTCGCTGGCTACAAGCCAAGCTTATCTCTGATATCTCAAACGAGAAAAGTGTAACCATAGACATGGTTGACAGAGGGATtggaaaaataagagaaaaactTGGACACAGGACGGTCCTCATAGTTCTGGATGATATTGATGACGCTGAACAACTTGATGCATTAATAGGTGACCAAGTACATATGAAACGAGAGCATTTGTTCGGCGCAGGAAGTAAGATCATTGTCACTACAAGAAGCAGGGATGTACTGATTGCTCATGGTTTCAGTATATATTGTCCCAAGGAGCTAGAATATCAACAATCACTTAAATTGTTTTGCCTTCATGCATTTAAGGTTAAGCCACCAACATCGGAGTTTCTTGACTTATCAGAGAAGATTGTCAAAGTTGCAGGGGGTTTGCCATTAGCTCTGAAAGTGTTTGGGTCACATTTTTGCTCATTAAATGGAGTTAAAAAAGTATGGGAGGTTGAGTTGGGAAAACTGCAAAAACATTCACATAAAAAGGTTATTAAAAGACTGAAAATAAGCTACGATGGATTGGATTTTTCAGAGAAGTATGCATTCTTAGATATAGCATGTTTCCTCATTGGGTCAACTAAACAGCAAGCATTATGCATGTGGGAAGAATGCTATGCTGCAGATAGTGCAATTAATGTTCTCGAAAGCAAGTCGCTTATCAGTATCGATGTTGACAATAAGATCAGAATGCATGATCAAATTCAAGATATGGGAAGATGGATAGTAAAAAATGCAGGAAATCTCAATCCTTACATGTACAGTAGACTTTGGGAAAGGGAGGACGTGTACAAGGTACTAAAGGTTGCCAAG AGAAATAATTCAGTGGAAGGTATTGTTCTCAATACAGAAGAGGAATGTGGTACTGATTTGGTCGGCACTAAAGCATTTAAGGACATGTCCAACTTAAGATTACTGCGTCTCAATTTTGTTAGCTTCCAGGAGTTTGACATTACTGACTTTCCTGAAGGACTAAAATGGCTAGAATGGAAGGGATGTGAGATGGAGACTCTGTTTTTTGATCATAGGTTTAACAACCTTGTTATCCTTAATCTATCACGAAGCAACATCATGCAACTACAATGGGGACAAAAG TTTTATAGACTGAAGGTCCTTGATCTTTCATACTGTTCGTATCTTGAACGTACACCCAACTTCGACTGCATCCCCCAACTGGAGAAATTGCTCCTTGATGGCTGCAATGCATTGAATGATATTGATACGTCCATTTGCCTTCTTAGAAACTTAAACATCCTAAGTATGAGGGATTGTGCATCTCTGGAGGAGCTGCCCAACCATATCGGATTGCAACAAAAAGGGCAAAGTTCAATGTCTAACATGTCCAAGCTTGAGGAACTCAATCTGCAAGGTTGTGAACAGCTTCAATGTCTTCCTCGACTTCCATCATCTTTGAAAAGACTGCTTCTGCAAGGATGTAAGAAGTTGAAAATTGTtcatggatttgaaaatttgaaatcgaTAGAACTATTAAACATGGATGGATGCGAAGGAATCAACTATTTTTTCACGTGCAAACTAtatcag GGGAATACCTTCACACATTTAGAGGAGTTGAGCATTTCAGGAATTAACACCATGAGTGACGGCGAAAACTACTCTTTTGCAGTTCCACTTTGTTTAAGTAGTCCATTACTTCTAGAGAATTTGCAGTGTTATGGGGGTTCGGGCAATCTATGCAATGGCTACATTAAAGTGTGTCTAAAGGATATGGAAGACAATCAAGCATTCTATGAGACCATACTCAGCATCTACCGTGACATTGACAAAGAAACTGATGATGTTTTGTGCTACACtgtttcttttccaaaatgTGATGATATAAATTTATTCATCGGCCTTTCTGCACCTTGTTTAATATGTGTGTCTACGATCGATAACTTCCCTCTAGAAAGGGTTCATATTCTGCTTAAAAGCGCTAACAAATGGAGTGGAAAGTATTCTAAAGTGATTCATGTAGATGAGAGTTCTGCAAATTCATGGAGGATTTCCACCAAGCAAAGCCAACTTTTACCGTCAATTCCGTTACAAGTATCAGAGTCTACATCCGAAAATTATACATTCGGGTTCGATGTGTTGGTCAGCTTTACAAAGGTAGATATTGTCCCAAATTTCGTGGACAGTCTATGCAAGGCCCTACAAGCCCATGGCATCCTCATATTTAATGGGGAAGATGATGAGAGCAAGGGGGTCAAAGTTGAGGAAATGCTTAAACGCATCAACAAACTGCCCATCTGCATACCCATCTTCTCGAAGTGCTTTTCTCAATCAAAGTGGTGCCTTAGTTCAGTTGCCAAGATGGTAGAATATAAAAAGTTGATTTTACCTGTATACTTTCAGGTGGCTCCTTTAGATATTGGACGTCAGAGAGGAGACTTTggaacatatttttcaaaacatgatgatgaaaaaagagaaattgtgGAAGGTTGGAGAAAAGCATTGGAAGTTATAGTTACACAATGCAATCACCAACTTATCTACGAAACAAAGAG GTATACGGAAGAAATTATCTCCATCATACGTGATCGGATTTCTAGCATGTTAAACTCTATTGGATCCAGAGTACGTACTATCCTGATGGATCCTCGTGCAAACGGTGTGATGACACTGTTGGGGAAAAAAACTGACGGTGTTTGCATGGTTGGAATCTATGGACAAAGTGGAATCGGGAAGACGACAATTGCAAAAGCTGTATATGAGCAACTATCTCATAAATTTGACGGCAGTGCCTTCATCCTTGATGTTGGGGCCCTTGCTAGAACGGGCGAGCTTATGTCACCAAAAGGAAAGGCACGGCAGTTTGGACGACAGAAAAAAGTGCTTATAGTCTTTGACAATGTTGATGGACTTGATGCATTTGAAAGTGACCAAATATTTGATCGAGCATTGTTTGGTGAAGGAAGCAAGATAATTATCATAGCAAAGGACAAAAAGGAACTCACTAGTTGTGGACTGCAGGAGGTCAACATTTATTTTGCCTGCGAGCTGAACAACACGCAATCACTTCGATTGCTTGGGTACCATGCATTTAAAGGTAAGCAACCAACAGCTGAGATTGTTGAATTAGCAAGGAAGGTGACAGAATTTGCTGGAGGATTGCCATTAGCTCTTGTGGTACTTGGCTCACTCCTTTCGAGTATGAGAACCAAAGAAGAATGGGAAAGCATGTTGGAAAAATTATCAAGTGCTCCGGGTGAAGGTTTAGATAAAGTACTTAAAGTAAGCATGGATGCTCTACATCCTCATCAACAACAAGTATTTTTTGACATAGCATGTCTAAAAGAGTGTGCACCTTCACTATGGAAGGACATTGGACACTATCCAGGCAATACCATCAAATTTCTTGAAGAGAGGTGTCTCATTAGCCTTGATGCTCAAGACGGACCTAGGATGCACGACCCCATCCGAGATTGGGGTCGAAGATGGATAGCACAAGAAGGCTACAAGTGCTCGACGCCGGCCATGAACATTTTTGGGTTGGATCTTCAGCAGCAGAATATATTTTTGGACATAGCATGTTATCTCATTGGCCGTGAAGAGGAGTATGCAACTTATATGTGGGAGGATTGTGGGTACTCTCCAACCGATGCAATCAAAGTTCTTCAGGACAGGTGTCTTATAAGGATCGATGAGGATGGCAGGTTCAAGATGAAAGACTACATTCGAAATATGGGCAGATCGATGGTTGAAAAAGGTGAACTCAGTCCTTGTATGTATGGCAGAATTTGGAACGAGAATTTGCCAGAGAGTCTTCGGGATTGGGAG GGCTGGAGCAATGATCAGATCGAAGGTATTAATGCTCTCCTTAGTTGGCATTTGAGGGCTGTTAGGATTGAAGCAATGGGCAATGTAAGAGTGGCCCATCTTATACGTTGCTATTTCCTTCAGCCACAGCCTTTAAAGAATCTCAGATGGCTACGGATGGAAATGTGTGTTGTTGATAGCTGGTTATTGAATGACGGAGGCATCCTTGAGAATCTTGTTGTCCTGCAACTGCATTACTGTCGCATGTGGTCGCGGGGTGAGGAAGACGTGGTCGTTGCAAGCAATAAACGTCAAGTG GTCTTCAAGAAACTGAAGGTTCTAGAGATCTTAGGTTGTCAACGTGTGTCTCTTGATTTCTCACTCATGCCGAGCATATTGAAACTGGTGATTGAGGAGTCGCGGGAATTTGATGAAACTCCCAAGACGATTGCGGGCCTTAGTAAGCTCAAATACTTGAGAATTACAGACTGTCAGGGACTGAAGAAACTATCCAGCAGTGTCAGTAACTTGAGTTCCCTTGAAACCCTTCAGCTTGGAGGATGCCGAAAGCTTCAAAAGTTGCCAGAATGTCTGGGGGATTTGGCAGCCTTAGGAGAACTCATCCTTTCAGGCTGTCAGTCATTAGAAAAAATTTATAATTCCATAATCAAACTAAACCGTCTACATACCATCGACATCAGTGGCTGTCGGTCTCTTCCATATCTTCCACAACTTCCATCCTCTTTGATCACTCTTGATGCCTCTGGGTGTACCAATTTGAGACAGGTCGCAGATATGTCAAGCCTAAAAGATCTAAAGACTTTGAATCTAGATGGATGTGATGTACTTCAAGACTTACCTGGCCTACACAATTTAAAATCCCTAACATTTTTAAAGCTGCCATTTCATATTAGTCAGAGGGAGAAGCTGTAA